ACGGTCCCAGCGATCGCGAACGCGGCCACCGCCGACAGGCTCTTGCCTGCAGTGCGCATTGCCGCTCCCTTGGTTTCAAAACACGGTTGGTTTTGTGAACACAACAGATGCAGTCAAGACCAGCGACCAAAGCGCCGGGTAACTCCCAGGTGAACGGGGATGAAACGGCGCTACTCGGCGAACTCGTCTAGGGATGCGCTGCCTGGGCTCGCGGGGATCATCGGCGCGTCGATCTCGGCGCGTTCGAGCAGCTCGGTCATGCGGCGTTGGCGGCCGGGTTGCACGAGCGTGACGACAATTCCGCGGTTACCCGCGCGGCCGGTGCGGCCGGCGCGGTGCAGGTACGTCTTGTACTCGTCGGGCGGATCGGCTTGGACGACGAGGCGCACGTCATCGACGTGAATGCCGCGCGCCGCGACGTCGGTGGCCACCAGTACATTCACGCGACCGTTCGTGAACTGCTCTAGGTTTGCCGTGCGCTCCGGTTGCGAGAGGTCACCGTGCAGGGCAACCGCGTCGACGCCGTGTTCCCGCAGCGCGATCGCGAGCTCCTCGGCCCCCGCGCGCATCCGCCGGAAAATGAGCACGCGACCGCCCGAGCCCGCGAGCTGCGCGAGCACCGGCTCGCGGTCGCGCCGCTCGACGATCAGGACGCGGTGCTCGATCTCGCCCACCGCATCCTCGTCGAGCTCGTGTACCGAGGGGTTCGGCATGTAGCCCGCGACCAGGTCGAGGACCGCGGCGTCGAGCGTGGCCGAGAACAGCATCCGCTGCCCGGTCGGCTTCGTGCGATCGAGGATGCGCTCGACCGAGTCGATGAAGCCCATCGAACTCATTTCGTCGGCCTCGTCGAGCACCGTGACGGCGACCTGCGAGAGGTCGAGGTTGCCGCGGCGTTCGAGATCCTCGACACGGCCCGGGGTACCAATCACGATGTCGACCCCACGCTTGAGCGACGTGTTCTGCTTCGTGTAGGCGACGCCACCGTAGATCTGCGTCGTGAACATACCGAGCGCGCGGGCAAGCGGTTGAATCGTGCGGTCGAGCTGCAGGGCGAGCTCGCGCGTCGGCACGAGGATGAGCGCGAGCGGTGGGCGACCGACGCCCTTCTTCCGCTTGCCGTGCATCCAGAACAGTCGCTGCACGAGCGCCGCGCCGAACGCGATCGTCTTGCCGGAACCGGTGCGACCGCGGCCAAGCACGTGCTTGCCGCCGAGCGCGTCCGGAATCGTCGCGACCTGAATCGGGAACGGCTCGTGCGCGCCCAGCTCAGCCAGCGCGTCCACGAGGCGAGGATCGAGGCCGAGGTCGGCGAACGAGACGCCCTCCGCATCCGCGGCGGTCGTGACTTTGGCGTCGAGCCGCTCAAGGACGCGGTCCTCGCGGGGCTTCCGGGTCGGCTCCTCCCCTGCGGGCAACTGCGTGCTCGCGTCGATCAGGCCGTTTGAGCCCTGGCCGGCGCGCTCGCGTCGGGGGCGCGGCTTGGGCGCGGCATGTTCGCTATTCGACGTCACCCGCTCGTCGCGAGGCTGAGGCTTGGTGCGGGGCCGCGGCTGCTCCGAGCGACCGGAGCCCGAGCGACCTGCACCTGAGCGCGCCGACTTCGAGTGCCCGGAACTCGACGAGGACGGCTTTGCATACCCAGCCCCAGACGCACCGGACTTCGAGCGTCCGCCGCCGCCCGCGACACCATCCGCACGCTTGGGCGCCGACTGCCCACCCTTGGTTGCACGACGCTTCCCCGAGGGCTTCCCAGCCGAGGGGTCGTAGTTCTTCGCCGCGCGGTAGCCGCCTCGTTTATTTGCCATGCCTGCCTAGTGTTCGCTTGCGAGTGATGCTCCAACGGTACTCGTGCGAGCGGGCTTATCGGTCTTAAACCTGTCGCCGATGCCCAAGCGTCACGACGACCACCAAGAGTCTGGAATCCTCGATCGTGTAAAGGATGTGGTAATTGCCGACCCGAATTCGGTAGCCGTTACGCCCGCGCAAGACTTTCATATCGGGCGGACGTGGGTCCGCGGCGAGCAATGCGATTGCGCCGCGAATCCGCGGCTGATCCTGTTTGTCGAGCTTCCGCAGTGCACGTAACGCGGCGGGCCGTAGCTCAATCGTGTAGGCCACGGCAGGTCACCAGCCGAGATCAGCTTTAGCTTGCTCCCACGGGATGTTCGGGCCTTCTTCATCCATCGCCTCATCGAATGCGGACACGTCTTCGACCTCATCCGCCGCCTTAAGCAGTCGCTCATACTCGGCCGGACTCACGACAACCGCTTGAGTCTCTCCGCGACGTTCCACGAACACCGCCTCGTGTTGGGCGGTTTCGATGACGGCAGCAAAGTGTTTGCGCGCGTCTGAGGCGGAGATCGCAGTCATGCAACAATTGTACATTTAACCAACTGAAATGTACATTATCCGCTCACCCTGACAACTACGAACAGGAACGAGCACTCCAACACCCATAGCACGCTGCTATATTGACTACATGGCAAGGTTTGACCTCAGTCGCGCGAGCGAGCTCGTTCGTCGGGCCCGGCTGGATGCGGGGCTCGCACAGTCGGAACTCGCGCGCCGCGCGGGCATCCGGCAACCAAGCCTTGCCCAAATCGAGTCAGGAACAAGAGGAATATCCGACGAGATGCTCGAGCGTATCCTTAAAGCCGCCGACTACCGCCCGTCCCTCCCCCTCGCCGAACTTGCCGATTCAATCGCCACGGCCGCGGGTCGACACGGGCTCTCGAACGTGCGCGTATTCGGCTCAACCGTGCGCGGCGAGGACCACTTTGACAGCGATATCGACCTGCTCGTCACGCCGTCCTCGAGCACCGACTTGTTCGACCTCGCTCTGTTTGCGAACGAAGTGCGCGAACTCACCGGGTTTCATGCGGATGTTATCGTGGACGCCGAGCTTTCCCTCGCCAGCGATTCGTCAACACTTGAGGCGGTGCCGCTGTGACGGAGGATTCGAGTGGCCGATTCCAACCACGGCCACGTCGCGAGACCCAAAAACGCGCTGAAAACGATGCGGAAAACTTTCGCGCCGAGCTGCTTCGCATCCGGCGTCGCACCACTGCGATCGTTGAGAACGGACGCGAACAATTCGCGGAGGGCGACCCCAGCTACGACGTCGCGAGTATGGTGATCATCCGTCTCGCGGCGTTACTTGAACGCCCCGAGTTCGGCGACGCGGCAGCGCTCCTCACGCCGGATGAGCTCGCCGCGATTCGCACGACTCGAAACATCGCGGCGCATGCCGGGTACGGCAGCATGAACGACGATCTATTTTGGATTGCCGTCACGCGCCGCGTCCCAGAGATCATCCGGCGCCTGCTCGAGGCTTAGCGGGAACTACTCCACGAGCCCCTCTTCGCGCAGCCTCTGCTCGTTGCGCTCCTGCCGCTTCATCGCGCGCTTCTCGAGCGCACCCTCGACCACGACGTACAGCGCCGGCAGCACGATCAGCGTCAGCAGCGTCGACGACAACAGGCCACCGATCACGACGATCGCCATCGGCTGCGAGATGAACCCGCCGTGCCCGCCGACGCCGATTGCCATCGGCACGAGCGCGAGGATCGTCGCGAGCGCGGTCATGATGATCGGGCGCACACGCCGGCTGCCGCCCGCAAACGTCGCCTCCCGCACAGTGAGCCCGCGACGGCGGTACTGGTTCACGAGGTCGATCAACACGATCGCGTTGGTCACGACGATACCGATCAGCATCAGCACGCCAATGAGCGACGCGACGCCGAGGGGGATGCCGGATGCGACCTGCAGCAGGATCGCGCCGGTCGCGGCGAACGGAATCGAGATGAGCAGCAGGAACGGCTGCAGCAGGCTCTTGAACGTCGCGACCATCACGATATAGACGATCAGGATCGCGGCGAGGAGCGCCAGCCCAAGTTGCTGGAACGCCGCCTGCTGGTCGGCCGCCGTGCCCGCAAGCTCGGCGGATGCGCCGGCCGGCAACTCGACGCCGTCGAGCGATTCCTGGATCGCAGCGCTGAGCCCCCCGAGGTCCTCACTGTCGGTCGACACCGCGATCTCGACATACGGAGTGCCCGAGGATGCATTGATCGCCACGGGCCCGTCGACCACCTCGATATCCGCGAGATCGCTCAGCGGCACCGTGGTCGGGCCGACCTGAATCTCGAGATCCTCGAGCTCGGCGACGCTTTGCGGCGGCTCCTGGCCACCCTCGAAGTAGATGTTCATCGCCTGGCCGTCCATCATGACCTGACCGACTTGCACGGGCTGCAGCGCCTGCGCGATCTGACCGCCGATCGCGACCTCGCTCAGCCCGAGGCGCGCGGCCTCCGCCTGATCAATGTTCAGCCGCACGTAGGGACGCGTCTCGTCGAGGTCGCTCACGGCCTGTGTGACGCCCGCGGTATCCGCGAGCGCGGGCATCACGAGTGCTTCGGCTTCGGCGAGCACCTCCAGGTCGGGCGCCGAAACGCGCACGGTCACCTCATCCGAGAAGCCGCCACCCGCATAGCCGACGGTGACCTGACCGAGGTCGGTGCGCTCTTCGAAGAACTTGACAAGCTCGGCCTGCAGCGCATCCGCGTCCGCATCCGGATCGACCGTCACCGAGAACTGGGCCGAATTCGAGCCGCCGCCGAACATCGCGCTGAACGGATCGGAGCCGTAGCTGAGCTGCACGAGCTCGATCTCGTCGTACTCATCCAGCACGGACTCGACCTTCGCTGCCTCGTCGCTTAGGACGTCGATGGATGCGTTGGCCGGCAGCTCCTGCGAGAGCTGGAAGGTGTTTTGCCCGGCAGAGCCGAGGAAGTTCGTGGTGAGCAACGGCACCATCGCACCGGTACCGATCAGGACGACCAGCGCGCCCGCGAGCGTGGCCCACGGACGGCGGATCACCCAACCCAGGATGGGCTCGAAGATCCGCTGCAACCAGTTACGCGGCTCAGACTCGGCCTGCTCGAGCGCCGCGTCGCGCTCGGCGACGGTGACGTGCGCGTAGGCGGTCGAGACGTATTCGGGCTCGGTGGTTGAGTTTGTCGAAGCCACCGCCGCCTCGCCGGTTGATCTTGTCGAAGCCACCTCGACAGGCTCGTCGACCTCGATGCCCCCGGTGTGCTCCTCGACGGGAGCCGCGTGCTTCCCGGCGCCCCCGATCGCGGGTACCTGCCCGCGCACCTTCGAGCCGCCCATGAACCAATACGCGAGCACCGGCACGATCGTGAGCGACACGAGCAGCGACGCGATCATCGCGAGCGCGCTCGTGAACGCGAACGGCCGGAAGAGCTCGCCCGTGATGTCGGCGACGAACATGATCGGCACGTACACCGCAACGGTCGAGATCGTCGACGCCGTCACCGCCGAGGCAACCTCGCGCACGGCATCCGAGATGACCTCCACACGCTCCCGGCCACGCAGCGAGGCGGTCGGATGCAGGGAAAGGTGACGACGGATGTTCTCGACCACCACGATCGAGTCATCGACGACCCGGCCGATCGCGATCGTGAGCGCGCCTAGCGTGAGCATGTTCAGCGAGTAGCCCGCGAACTGCAGCCCGATAAACGTCACAAGCAGCGAGGTCGGGATCGAAATCGCGGTGATGATCGTCGCGCGGAACGACAGCAGGAACACGAAGATGACGATCACGGCGAAGAGCAGGCCGAGCAGGCCCTCGTTCACGAGCGTGTCGATCGACTGCACGATGAACGGCGCCTGGTCGACACCGACGACGATCTGGACATCCTCACCGACGGCCGCGCTGAGCTCTTCCTCGAGTTCGGGCAGGGCCGCGACCACCGCATCCGAAACCTCGACCGTGTTGGCGTCGGGCCGCTTCGTGATCGACAGGGTCAGCGCATCCTCGCCGTTCACGCGCGAAATGCTATCGATGGGGTCGTAATTACGTTCGAGATCGGCGACGGTGTCGAGAGTGACGACGTCTCCACTCTCGGGAACTTCGGCGCCGAGCACCGGCATCTCGGCGAGGTCGGCGACGTCCTCGACTACGTGCCCCGCCTGCACCGTGAGGGTCTCGCCGCCCTCCGTGATCTGCCCCGCGGGCACGAGCACGCCCGCGTTCTCGAGCGTGTCCGTGATCGACTCGATCGTGAGCCCGTTCGCCGCGAGCGCCTCCTGATCGGGCGTGATCGTGATCCGCTCGGATCGGTCGCCATAAAGGTCGACCGCGCGCACGCCCTCGAGCGAGCGCAGCTCGCCTATCGTCTCGACGCGCAGGTGCTCCGCGACCGCGATCGCATCCCCACCCGTCACCGCGAGCTGAATCACCGGCAGGTCGTCGACGCCGCCCGACATGACGCTCGAGTCCGAGTCCTCCGGCAGCTGGCCATCGATGCGGTTGAGCGCTTGCTGGATGCGCTGCTCGGCATAGACGATGTCGGTGCCGTAGGTGAAGCTCGCGAACACCATCGAGGAGCCCGCACTCGAGACGGTCGTTGTCTCCTCGAGGCCCTGCAGCCCCTGCAGCGCCGACTCGATCGGCCCCGTCACGTCGTTGTCGACGATCTCGGGGGATGCGCCGGGGTACGTCGTGATGACGGAGACCTGCGGCAGCGAGATCGACGGGATGAGTTCCTGCTTGAGCGAGGTCATCGAAGTGACGCCGAAAAAGGCGATCGTCACGGTGATGAGCGCGATCAACGCACGGTTGGTCAGGCTGAGTCTGGCGAGGCGATGCACCCATCGATCCTCCCACACTCAAGTGAAACGGTGCAGCTTTGCCCGGTTTTCCGCACAGGTTCGTAAGTCGGCTGCGGATGCACAGCAACCGCTCAGCTGCCTCAGTTGCAAGTTCTCAAAGTCGCGATATATCTTGTCTTTATCGCGATATATCGCGTTGTGCAGCCGTGCTCACCACCTCGGGCACGTAAGGCAAAGCACCGAAGAACTGGAGTACCCCGTGGCCATCGAACAGTGGCATGTCGACACCCCAAAGACCATCGATCTCGAACTCGTCCGTCACGTCCGCGTCAACATGATGGGCGGCTCCGTCAACGTCATGACGCACGACCTCCCCTCGACCCGTGTCGAGGTTTCCTCGCTGACCGGTCGCGACATGAAGATCGCGATCGACGGCGACAACCTCATCATCGACCACCCGCAGCTTGGCTGGGGATCGCTCGGCGAATCCGCGCGCACGCTCGTCGACCCACCCAAGGCGACCGTGAGCATCCTCGTGCCGAAGAGCGTGAGCGTCAACGTCAAGGCGACGAGCGCGGACGTGCTCGTCACCGGCATCGACGGCGACATCTCGATCACGACGATCGGCGGCGAGCACTTCATGGACAGCACGTCCGGCAAGCTGCACCTCACATCGGCCGGCGGCGAGCTCAGCGTGCGCGGCCACGCTGGCGCCGTCGAGGCCCGCACCGCGACCGGTGACGTCACGGTGACCGGCAAGATCACGAGCTTCGATGGCAACACGATCTCGGGCTCGACCGTGATCGATCTCGCGAGTGAGGATGCATCCCCCGCCTCGATCTCGAACGCCTCGGTCTCGGGCGCGACGACCGTGCGCCTCCCCGAGAACACGAACGCAAGCTACCAGTTCGCGACCGTCGCGACGAAGGTGCAGGTTGGCGAGCTGATCGTCGACCCGCAGTACGGCAAGGTCGCGCGCTACGAGGCGCCGATCCCCGGCGAGCCGATCACCGACATTCGCCTCAGCACGGTTGCTGGCCGCATCACCGTCATCGGCGGGCTGCCCGTTTCGACCGGTGCTAGCGGCGCTGCTGCTGGTGCCGGTGAGGCGGATGCGCAGGCCGGTTCGGGCGCGCAGGCCGACTCGAGTGCGCAGGCCGGTTCGAATGCGCAGGCACCTGGGCGGTTTGCCACCGACCTCGGCAACGGCGGCGGCGCTGCTAGTGGTACCGCTGCTGGTACTGGTGCCGGTGCAGGTTCGGCTGCCGGCCCAAGCGGCGCTGCTACGGCTGACGCCGCAGACGGCGGCGCCGCCCAGGCGACCGGGACACAAGCTACGGCCGCACCTGCATCGTGGGCGGTTCCGTGGAACAACAATATTGACCTCGAGAACGCGCCGCGTGTGGAGGGCAACGTTGTCCCGCCGGCCGAGGGCGCGGCTCCCGCGACTCACGGCGAGCCGCCAGCAGGCACGCACACCGCCGCCGCGGCTGCGGGCAACACCTCGAACCCCCGGCAGCCCGCCGGTGACAGCCCGGTGAGCCCCGAGGACGAAAAACCAGAGAGCGAGGAACAGCGATGACCCCGCCAGTCTTTGGCCACGGCGAACTGCGGCTCGTGCTGCTGACGCTCATCGCACAGGAACCGCGCCACGGCTACGACCTCATCCACGCGCTCAACGAGCACTTCGAAGGCGACTACTCGCCTTCGGCGGGCACCATTTACCCGCGGCTCGCGAAGCTGCAGGAAGAGGGACTCGTCACCAAGACCCAGGACGGTCGCAAGACCGTCTACACGATCACCGAGGCCGGTCGACGCGAAGTTGAGCAGCGTCGCGAGGAGTTCGAACGCATCACGACCGAGCGCACCGACGAGGTTCGCACGCTCGCACAGTCGGCACGCGCCGGACTCGCGCAGGCCCGCCGCGGCCTGCGCGAAGAGCTCGATCAGATCGCGACGCAGGCTCGCGCGGCCGCCGAAGAGGCACTCCACCGAGAGCGCGCCGCGGCTGAAGCCGAGGCGACTGCCGCCGCTCAGAAGGTTGCCGAGCGCGCGGCCGCCGAGGCTGCCGCGAAGGCCGCGGCCGCGGAAGCCGCCGGTCGGGCACGCGGCGTACATCCAGACGACCACACCGCGCCGCGGGGCGGCTTTGGCCAGACCGGCGCCGCACAGCCAGGCACCGGCGCTGGCCAGCAGGGCGTAGGCGAACCCGGCGCGAGTGGCCCCGGCGCGGAACAGAAGGGCACTGGGCAACAGGCACCGTTTGGCGTTCACACCCTGTTCGGCAAGCGCTCCGCGCCGACGGTTCCGACCACCGAGTCGGGTTCGACCGCGACCGGCACCGACGCACCCGCAACCGCCCCGGGTGCATCCGTGCCCGGCGGCTCGACGGGCGCACCCATGGCTGGCGACGCAACCGGCGCATCCGCAACCGGCTCGACAGACTCGACCGGCGCATCCACCTCGGCGGGCTCGACCCAGGCGACCGACCCGCTTGCCGCTGCCGCGCTGGAACGTTCCCAGCGCATCCGCCGAGTGGATGTCGCGCTGCAGCAGTTCCGCATGGAGCTGCGGCAGGATGCGCGCGAGGCGAACCAGCTCGGAGGCCTCGACGAGGAAATCGTCAGCGAGCTCGAGACGCAGCTGCGCGAGACGCGTCGCCGCCTCGGCTCGCTGCTGCGCGTGCACCGGTAGTAGCGTGACGGGGTGAGTAATCCCGCAGCGCACGGCCAGGCAGTCCCGACGGACCCGCCGACCAACCCACGAACACCAGTCCCCGATCTCCTTCGGAACGCGGGGCTGGTGTTTGTTGGTGGTGCGCTTGGCGCGCTTCTGCGTGCGGTCCTCATCGAATTGTTTCCCGCGGATGCCACGTCTGCGACCACGCTCGCGATCAATCTGGTCGGCTCGTTCATGCTGGCCTGGTTGACGGCGGCGCTGTTCGGTCGGCGACCGCGGCTGCAGTTCCTCTTCGGCACCGGATTCCTCGGTGGGTTTACGACCTACTCGGCCCTCGCGCTGGATGTCACCACGCGACTGATTCGCGGCGACATGACCGGTCTGCTCATCGCGGTGCTCTCGCTCGCGGGCGGCATCGCACTTGCGCGCATCGGCTGGCAGCTCGGGCGGCTGGGCCGACGCAAGCACCCGCCCAGCGAACCGCCGACGGTTCCCGGAGGAACGGCGGTGGCACCGTGAGCACCGAAATCCTGCTCGGTGTGGCCGTCTTCGGCGGGCTCGGTGCCGCGTGCCGCTACATCATCAGCACCCTTCTGACCGAGAACGGCAAGTGGTCAGGCCCAGGTTCGATCGCGCTCATCAATGTGCTCGGGTCACTTGGCCTCGGGATCACCGTGGGCCTCGCGATCGAGGGCCCGCTGCTTGCGTGGCTCGCCACCGGGTTCTTCGGCGGTTTCACCACCTTCGGCACGGTGAGCGTGGATGTGGTGCGCCTCGCGCAGTCCGGCAAGGGCTGGCGCGCGGCCTGGTACTCGATCGGTCAATTTGCGCTTGCCGTGCTGTTCGTCGTCGCAGGCGCGCTCCTCTTTACTATGCCGCCGCAGTAGTGCGGGTTCGCTCTTAGTCGATGAGGCGATCGATGACGTCTTCGCTGACCTCGATGGCCTGATCCAGCGCATCCGTCGTCTCAACGCCCGGGCCGTAACCGAGGAACGCAACGCGCTGATCGCGACGCGACCAGCCGCCGCTGATCTTGGGCGTTCCGCCCGCATCCCGCAGACCGAGCGGCGACAGGTGGCGCGCCGACTCGCGGCCACCCGTGGCCCAGACCACCGCATCCACGGCCTCGAATGAGCCATCCTCGAACTCGACGCCGGACTCGGTGAAGTGGTGGATCGGGCCCCGGGAGGTCAGCGTGCCGCGACGAACCGCGTCAAAAATGGTGCGCGTCATCGGCAGCCCGCGCACCGCGACGTCGCTCGGCATGGGCTTGCCCCGCGCGGCAAGTCGCTCGACGCGGCGGCGCGAATTCAGCCCGACCTCGCCCACCGTGAGCTGCCGCCCGCGCTGGAGGCTGAATCGCGGCGGTTCCAGGAAATCGGGTTCGCGCCGCGTCGCCCAGAACATCTGCGCGCCGAGTCGCTCGAGCTCGAGCAAGACAGAGACCGCCGTTCGTCCGCCACCGACGACGAGAACCCGCTTGCCCGCGAACGGCTGCAGCGTCTCGATCACCTGCGCGTGCGTCGTCTCGCCGGAGTAGCGATTGAGGCCGCGATACCAGGGCACGAACGGCGCCGACCACGTGCCCGTGGCGTTGATTACGAGGAGCGTCTCGTACTGAGTGCGCCGGCCGTTGGCGTGCTCGACGGTGACACGCATCTCATCGCGGCGCAGACGGGACTCGACCTTCACGACACGTAACGAGTGCGCGACATAGAGGTCGTATGCATCCTCGTACCCCTGCCAGACTCGCGGCACGACATCGCGCGCGAGCAGCGAGTGCTCGAGATCATTGAAGCTCAGTCCGATCTCGGCCTGACCCGCGAGGTCGACGAGTTCGCCGCTTCGCAGCGCCTCCTTGATCGTCAAGAAGTCCCAAGCGCGGCGCCATGTCCCGCCCGGGCCGGGTTGCTCATCCAATACCGCGAAGTCTTTCAGCGGCTCTTGGCCGAGCGCTTTAAGCGAATATGCTGCAGTAAGTCCCGCCGCGCCCGCACCAATCACAACGGTGTCTATTCGTTGTATATCGGACATCGGGCTCCTCTATTGACGGGATGCAGGGGAAGGTGACGGGTGCGACACCTGTAGCTCCGACGCATCCATTATTAGAGGATACGGGCACGGGTGCGCGAAACACGTCGCACCGTGTCGTCATGATAAACTCGCGTCATTAGATTTCATCACTACCATTGGTGGCCGGTCTGACTCATGGCTCGACCGGCCCGCGAGCTATTGAGGGGGTTACGCATATGGGGCGTGGCCGTCAGAAGGCAAAGTACACCAAGGTCGCTCGGGAGTTGAAGTACAACGTTCCCGAGACGAACTATGAGCAATTGCAGCGAGAATTGCAGGGCTCCCGTACTGAGCATGAAGAAGACGAGCTCTCGAAGTGGTCGGAATACCTCGACGAAGACGAAGAAAATTCGGACGAGGACACTGAAGACTACGATCAGCGTCGACTTGCGTAAGTCATAGCGACCCAATGGACTCGCTCCAAGCTCCCGGCTTCGGGATTGCCTTCATTCTTGGGCTCATCCTCGTGCTGGGCAACGTCATGGCGATCA
This DNA window, taken from Gulosibacter molinativorax, encodes the following:
- a CDS encoding NAD(P)-binding domain-containing protein, giving the protein MSDIQRIDTVVIGAGAAGLTAAYSLKALGQEPLKDFAVLDEQPGPGGTWRRAWDFLTIKEALRSGELVDLAGQAEIGLSFNDLEHSLLARDVVPRVWQGYEDAYDLYVAHSLRVVKVESRLRRDEMRVTVEHANGRRTQYETLLVINATGTWSAPFVPWYRGLNRYSGETTHAQVIETLQPFAGKRVLVVGGGRTAVSVLLELERLGAQMFWATRREPDFLEPPRFSLQRGRQLTVGEVGLNSRRRVERLAARGKPMPSDVAVRGLPMTRTIFDAVRRGTLTSRGPIHHFTESGVEFEDGSFEAVDAVVWATGGRESARHLSPLGLRDAGGTPKISGGWSRRDQRVAFLGYGPGVETTDALDQAIEVSEDVIDRLID
- a CDS encoding DUF3073 domain-containing protein, giving the protein MGRGRQKAKYTKVARELKYNVPETNYEQLQRELQGSRTEHEEDELSKWSEYLDEDEENSDEDTEDYDQRRLA